A genomic stretch from Flavobacterium nitratireducens includes:
- a CDS encoding CAP domain-containing protein yields the protein MRKTLAYLILFPAVLFTMNSCSSDSSEATADSTSAVIVENYTYSDIELETLKLVNDYRVSVGLNPLEKINHISFKSEEHDYYMIDKKVVSHDGFTDRANNIMKVLGAKSVGENIAYNYNSPKAAVTAWLNSPAHKENIVGNYTHFGISIREDAATGKKYYTNIFVKM from the coding sequence ATGAGAAAAACACTTGCTTATTTAATTTTGTTTCCAGCAGTATTATTTACAATGAATTCATGTTCTTCTGATTCATCAGAAGCAACTGCAGATTCTACCAGTGCAGTAATTGTTGAAAATTATACTTATAGTGATATCGAATTAGAGACGTTGAAGTTGGTTAATGATTATAGAGTAAGTGTTGGTTTAAATCCATTAGAAAAAATAAATCATATTTCATTTAAATCAGAAGAGCATGATTATTATATGATTGACAAAAAAGTGGTGAGTCATGATGGTTTTACAGATAGAGCCAATAATATTATGAAAGTATTAGGAGCTAAAAGTGTGGGAGAAAATATAGCCTATAATTATAATAGCCCAAAAGCAGCTGTGACAGCATGGTTGAATAGTCCTGCGCATAAAGAAAACATTGTTGGTAATTATACTCATTTTGGGATTTCTATCAGAGAGGATGCCGCTACAGGTAAAAAGTATTACACTAACATTTTTGTGAAAATGTAA
- a CDS encoding HipA family kinase yields MISNLRTVNVIRYITPLREGGSLPALAEADDDFKYVLKFRGAGHGVKALIAEFLGGQIAKFLGLPVPELVFCELDEAFGRTEADEEIQDLLKFSQGLNLGLHYLSGAISYDAAANECEALLASKIVWLDAFITNVDRTFKNTNLLIWKKELWLIDHGASFYFHHSWTNWEKTATTPFALIKDHVLLPKASKLEETHQEFTKLLNDSFLKEIVNQIPEDWLQWDDQSITAEEIKAIYFQFLSLRLQNAEVFLKQAQDARKTLI; encoded by the coding sequence ATGATTTCAAATTTACGAACTGTAAACGTTATCCGTTATATCACTCCATTGCGAGAGGGAGGTTCCTTACCTGCCTTGGCAGAAGCGGATGACGATTTTAAATATGTACTAAAATTTAGAGGAGCTGGTCATGGTGTAAAAGCATTAATTGCCGAATTTTTAGGAGGTCAAATTGCAAAATTTCTTGGACTACCCGTTCCTGAATTGGTTTTCTGTGAACTTGACGAAGCTTTTGGTAGAACAGAAGCCGATGAAGAAATTCAAGATTTATTAAAATTTAGCCAAGGACTAAATCTTGGTTTGCATTATTTGTCTGGAGCTATCTCTTATGATGCCGCAGCCAATGAATGTGAAGCTTTATTAGCATCTAAAATTGTTTGGTTAGATGCCTTTATAACCAATGTTGATAGAACCTTCAAAAATACCAATCTTTTAATTTGGAAAAAAGAACTTTGGTTAATTGACCATGGCGCTTCTTTTTACTTTCATCATTCATGGACGAATTGGGAAAAAACAGCCACTACTCCGTTTGCTTTAATAAAAGATCATGTTTTGTTACCGAAGGCCTCAAAACTAGAAGAAACACATCAAGAATTTACGAAATTATTGAACGATTCTTTTTTGAAAGAAATCGTAAATCAGATACCAGAAGACTGGTTACAATGGGACGACCAATCCATAACAGCTGAAGAAATTAAAGCAATTTATTTTCAGTTTTTAAGCCTACGCTTACAAAACGCAGAAGTATTTTTAAAACAAGCTCAAGATGCACGAAAAACACTTATATGA
- a CDS encoding DegT/DnrJ/EryC1/StrS family aminotransferase: MKKIQMVDLKSQYDKIATTVNTSIQEVLDTNTYINGPQVQQFQKSLEDYLGVKHVIPCANGTDALQIAMMGLGLQPGDEVITADFTFAATVEVIALLQLTPVLVDVDVDSMNISLERIKAAITPKTKAIVPVHLFGRAANMDEIMELAAEHNLFVIEDNAQAIGADYVSAEGTKSKIGTIGHVAATSFFPSKNLGCYGDGGAIFTNDDALAHTIRGIVNHGMYERYHHDVVGVNSRLDSIQAAVLNAKLPFLNDYNKARREAATKYNAALSSHPNIITPSFDANENNHVFHQYTLRIIDKDRNGLMQHLLSKGIPCAIYYPIPLHSQKAYVDVRYKEEDFPVTNQLVKEVISLPMHTELDDEQIQFITDSVLEFLNQ, translated from the coding sequence ATGAAGAAAATTCAAATGGTTGACTTGAAGAGTCAATACGATAAAATTGCTACTACTGTTAATACTTCTATCCAAGAAGTTTTGGATACTAACACTTATATCAATGGGCCTCAGGTGCAACAATTTCAAAAATCCTTGGAGGATTATTTGGGTGTAAAACATGTAATTCCATGTGCTAATGGTACCGATGCGTTGCAAATTGCAATGATGGGATTAGGTTTGCAACCGGGTGATGAGGTAATAACTGCCGATTTTACTTTTGCGGCAACTGTTGAAGTGATTGCTTTGTTGCAATTAACTCCAGTTTTAGTAGATGTGGATGTGGATAGCATGAATATTTCATTAGAAAGAATTAAAGCAGCAATTACTCCTAAAACCAAAGCAATTGTTCCTGTTCATTTATTTGGTCGTGCGGCTAATATGGATGAAATTATGGAATTAGCTGCAGAACATAATTTGTTTGTTATCGAAGATAATGCACAGGCAATAGGTGCCGATTATGTTTCGGCTGAAGGGACAAAATCAAAAATTGGAACTATTGGTCATGTAGCAGCGACTTCGTTCTTTCCGTCTAAAAACTTAGGATGTTACGGAGATGGTGGAGCTATTTTTACCAATGATGATGCTTTAGCACATACGATTCGTGGGATTGTAAATCATGGAATGTACGAGCGTTACCACCATGATGTAGTAGGCGTTAATTCAAGATTAGATAGTATTCAGGCTGCTGTTTTGAATGCAAAATTGCCTTTTTTGAATGATTATAACAAAGCGCGTCGTGAAGCTGCAACAAAGTACAATGCAGCATTGTCATCGCATCCTAACATTATTACGCCTTCATTTGATGCTAATGAGAACAATCACGTTTTTCATCAATATACATTACGAATTATCGATAAAGACAGAAATGGTTTGATGCAGCATTTGTTGAGCAAAGGAATTCCTTGTGCTATTTATTATCCAATTCCTTTGCATTCGCAAAAAGCCTATGTTGATGTGCGTTATAAAGAAGAAGATTTTCCTGTGACTAATCAGTTGGTTAAAGAGGTAATTTCGTTACCAATGCACACCGAATTAGACGATGAACAAATTCAATTTATTACCGATTCTGTTTTAGAATTTTTAAATCAATAA
- the fabD gene encoding ACP S-malonyltransferase, with protein sequence MKAYVFPGQGAQFTGMGKDLYEKSPLAKELFEKANEILGFRITDIMFEGTAEELKETKVTQPAVFLHSVILAKTLEDFKPEMVAGHSLGEFSALVANGALSFEDGLKLVSQRALAMQKACEITPSTMAAVLGLADNVVEEVCASIDGVVVAANYNCPGQLVISGEFKAVELACEKMKEAGAKRALLLPVGGAFHSPMMEPAREELAAAIEATTFSTPICPVYQNVTASAVSDADEIKKNLIIQLTAPVKWTQSVQQMIADGATLFTEVGPGKVLTGLIGKINKEAATANA encoded by the coding sequence ATGAAAGCATACGTATTTCCAGGACAAGGAGCTCAGTTTACCGGAATGGGTAAAGACTTATATGAAAAGTCTCCTTTGGCAAAAGAATTGTTTGAGAAAGCAAACGAAATATTAGGTTTCCGCATTACAGACATCATGTTTGAAGGGACTGCAGAAGAATTGAAAGAAACTAAAGTAACACAACCAGCGGTATTTTTACACTCTGTAATTTTAGCTAAAACTTTAGAAGATTTCAAACCAGAAATGGTAGCAGGTCACTCATTAGGAGAATTTTCAGCTTTAGTGGCTAATGGTGCTTTGTCTTTTGAAGACGGATTAAAATTAGTTTCTCAAAGAGCTTTAGCGATGCAAAAAGCTTGCGAAATAACGCCTTCAACTATGGCTGCTGTTTTAGGATTAGCTGATAATGTTGTAGAAGAAGTTTGTGCATCAATCGACGGTGTAGTCGTGGCAGCTAACTATAACTGCCCTGGACAATTAGTAATTTCAGGAGAATTTAAAGCAGTTGAATTGGCTTGCGAAAAAATGAAAGAAGCAGGTGCAAAACGTGCTTTATTATTGCCAGTTGGTGGTGCTTTTCACTCTCCAATGATGGAACCAGCAAGAGAAGAATTAGCTGCTGCAATTGAAGCAACTACTTTCTCTACTCCCATTTGTCCCGTGTACCAAAACGTAACTGCATCGGCTGTTTCGGATGCAGATGAAATCAAAAAAAACTTAATTATTCAATTGACTGCTCCTGTAAAATGGACACAATCTGTACAACAAATGATTGCTGATGGTGCTACTTTGTTTACTGAAGTGGGACCAGGAAAAGTATTAACGGGATTAATTGGTAAAATCAATAAAGAAGCGGCTACCGCAAATGCTTAA
- a CDS encoding OsmC family protein → MGNLIEKDIVGHIDTQKYLCTINWRNGQLIMDEPLSNEGKDLGPDPFSTLLASLAGCTLATLRMYIDRKGWDIPEITISLNATQESEGELETIFSRQISFSKDIPNEQKERLLLIADKCPVSKILKGKVTINTML, encoded by the coding sequence ATGGGAAATTTAATCGAAAAAGACATTGTTGGACATATTGATACCCAGAAATATTTATGCACTATCAACTGGAGAAATGGCCAGTTGATTATGGATGAACCCCTGAGCAATGAAGGAAAGGATTTAGGACCTGATCCTTTTTCAACCCTTTTAGCTTCATTAGCAGGTTGTACACTAGCAACTTTGAGAATGTACATCGACCGAAAAGGCTGGGATATTCCTGAGATTACAATTTCTCTAAATGCAACACAAGAATCAGAAGGCGAATTGGAAACCATTTTTTCAAGACAAATTTCATTCTCGAAAGATATTCCTAATGAACAAAAAGAACGTTTATTGCTAATTGCCGATAAATGTCCTGTTTCTAAAATACTAAAAGGAAAAGTAACTATTAACACAATGCTGTAA
- a CDS encoding DUF1508 domain-containing protein has product MGTFVISKRFSGDYKFEFTSRKGKTIFTSNAYELRMDCEADAEYLRSVFDSCSFVKFKTSKGKFFFRVVVDGKVMAVSRKYSTELMVQKGIDEIVKYGAKSEILDFANNDFEFID; this is encoded by the coding sequence ATGGGGACTTTTGTTATTAGTAAAAGATTTAGCGGGGATTATAAATTTGAGTTTACTTCTAGAAAAGGGAAAACTATATTTACGAGTAATGCGTATGAATTAAGAATGGATTGTGAGGCAGATGCAGAGTATTTGCGATCTGTATTTGATTCCTGTTCTTTTGTGAAATTTAAGACTTCTAAAGGGAAGTTTTTCTTTCGTGTGGTAGTAGATGGCAAAGTGATGGCTGTAAGTAGAAAATACAGTACTGAATTGATGGTGCAAAAAGGTATTGATGAGATTGTAAAATATGGAGCTAAGTCAGAGATACTGGACTTTGCGAACAATGATTTTGAATTTATTGATTGA
- a CDS encoding HAMP domain-containing sensor histidine kinase: MWWYRFYSFSFLFGKFLARRVIDPIARITNEVHRISASNLHNRLADTDGKDEISDLTKTFNDMLDRLETSFEIQANFINNASHELKTPITTIIAETEIMLLKERETEEYVTSLENINKQASKLGKLTESLLKLTQTGYDGTKQVLDEARIDEILLEVKASIDTLFPNNRVNIKLNSIPENEALLTIPCNIPLLELALNNIISNAVKYSDNDEVFVNLMVDDSRIKIVITDIGIGIPPEDVPYLYEPFFRGKIASKYNGYGLGLPLAMKIIRMHNGELQIQSETGKGTVVTITFEKSNRKPKK; the protein is encoded by the coding sequence ATTTGGTGGTATCGCTTTTATAGTTTTAGCTTTCTTTTTGGAAAATTCTTAGCCCGAAGAGTCATTGACCCTATCGCCAGAATCACAAACGAAGTACACCGCATAAGCGCGTCCAACCTACACAATCGCTTGGCCGACACGGATGGAAAGGATGAGATTTCCGATTTGACAAAAACCTTCAACGATATGCTCGACCGATTGGAAACTTCGTTTGAAATCCAAGCTAACTTTATTAATAATGCATCGCATGAACTCAAAACACCAATTACGACCATTATTGCCGAAACCGAAATCATGCTCTTGAAAGAAAGAGAAACAGAAGAATATGTGACTTCTCTTGAAAACATTAACAAACAAGCCTCCAAGTTAGGCAAGCTTACAGAAAGTCTTTTAAAACTGACTCAAACAGGATATGACGGCACCAAACAAGTGCTCGACGAAGCTCGCATAGACGAGATTTTGCTGGAAGTAAAAGCATCTATTGACACTTTGTTCCCAAACAACCGAGTGAATATTAAATTAAATTCGATACCGGAAAACGAAGCGTTATTGACCATTCCTTGCAACATTCCATTGCTGGAATTAGCCTTAAATAATATTATTTCGAATGCAGTAAAATATTCCGATAATGACGAAGTATTTGTAAATCTAATGGTTGATGATTCTCGAATTAAAATTGTCATAACCGATATAGGAATTGGAATTCCACCAGAGGATGTACCTTACCTTTACGAACCCTTCTTTAGAGGAAAAATCGCTTCTAAATACAATGGCTATGGATTAGGTTTGCCCCTTGCTATGAAAATTATCAGAATGCATAATGGCGAATTACAAATTCAATCAGAAACAGGAAAAGGAACCGTAGTTACTATCACATTTGAAAAAAGCAATCGTAAACCCAAAAAATAA
- a CDS encoding GNAT family N-acetyltransferase, translating to MEENLGLEYNEKKGYFYINVNDKTEAKMTFVFAGPHKIIIDHTEVNPGNNGKNFGKKMVEKAVEFAREMNLKILPLCPFAKKVFEKTPEYGDVL from the coding sequence ATGGAAGAAAACTTAGGTTTAGAATACAACGAAAAAAAAGGTTATTTTTATATAAATGTAAACGATAAAACAGAAGCAAAAATGACCTTTGTTTTTGCCGGACCGCATAAAATAATCATAGATCACACCGAAGTAAATCCAGGTAACAACGGAAAAAACTTTGGAAAAAAAATGGTCGAAAAAGCGGTTGAATTTGCCAGAGAAATGAACTTAAAAATTCTTCCTCTTTGCCCTTTTGCCAAAAAAGTTTTTGAAAAAACTCCTGAATATGGAGATGTTTTGTAA
- a CDS encoding pirin family protein encodes MATTVLHKADTRGNANHGWLNAYHSFSFASWYNPDRVNFGALRVLNDDTIAPGMGFGTHPHDNMEIITIPLEGDLAHKDSMGNESTIKNGDVQVMSAGTGIRHSEFNPNADQRTKLFQIWLFPKKRDVAPRYQQITLDKSLEKNDFAQILSPNSDDAGVWIHQDAWFYLSDFDKDFSKKLALKKEGNGFYIFNIEGEIEVNGQKLETRDGLGISDIAEIEIKANNAAKFLVMEVPMQY; translated from the coding sequence ATGGCAACTACAGTTTTACATAAAGCAGATACAAGAGGAAATGCAAATCACGGATGGTTAAACGCTTACCACAGTTTTAGCTTTGCTAGCTGGTACAATCCTGACAGAGTAAATTTTGGCGCTCTTCGTGTATTAAATGATGATACAATTGCCCCGGGAATGGGTTTTGGAACACATCCTCATGATAATATGGAAATCATCACTATTCCACTTGAAGGCGATTTAGCACACAAAGACAGCATGGGAAATGAATCTACCATTAAAAATGGTGATGTTCAGGTAATGAGCGCCGGAACTGGAATCAGACACAGTGAATTTAACCCAAATGCTGATCAAAGAACCAAACTTTTCCAAATATGGTTATTTCCTAAAAAACGTGATGTAGCGCCTCGTTACCAACAAATCACTTTAGACAAATCATTAGAAAAAAATGATTTTGCTCAGATATTATCTCCAAATTCTGATGATGCCGGAGTTTGGATTCATCAGGATGCCTGGTTTTATTTAAGCGATTTCGACAAAGATTTCTCTAAAAAACTGGCGCTAAAAAAAGAAGGAAATGGTTTTTACATCTTCAATATCGAAGGAGAAATTGAAGTGAATGGTCAAAAATTAGAAACCAGAGACGGATTAGGAATTTCAGATATTGCTGAGATTGAAATCAAAGCAAACAATGCCGCTAAATTCTTAGTAATGGAAGTTCCTATGCAATACTAA
- a CDS encoding CAP domain-containing protein yields the protein MRKTLAYLILFPAVLFTMNSCSSDSSEATADSTSAVIVENYTYSDIELETLKLVNDYRVSVGLNPLEKINHISFKSEEHDYYMIDKKVVSHDGFTDRANNIMKVLGAKSVGENIAYNYNSPKAAVTAWLNSPAHKENIVGNYTHFGISIREDAATGKKYYTNIFVKM from the coding sequence ATGAGAAAAACACTTGCTTATTTAATTTTGTTTCCAGCAGTATTATTTACAATGAATTCATGTTCTTCTGATTCATCAGAAGCAACTGCAGATTCTACCAGTGCAGTAATTGTTGAAAATTATACTTATAGTGATATCGAATTAGAGACGTTGAAGTTGGTTAATGATTATAGAGTAAGTGTTGGTTTAAATCCATTAGAAAAAATAAATCATATTTCATTTAAATCAGAAGAGCATGATTATTATATGATTGACAAAAAAGTGGTGAGTCATGATGGTTTTACAGATAGAGCCAATAATATTATGAAAGTATTAGGAGCTAAAAGTGTGGGAGAAAATATAGCCTATAATTATAATAGCCCAAAAGCAGCTGTGACAGCATGGTTGAATAGTCCTGCGCATAAAGAAAACATTGTTGGTAATTATACTCATTTTGGGATTTCTATCAGAGAGGATGCTGCTACAGGTAAAAAGTATTACACTAACATTTTTGTGAAAATGTAA
- a CDS encoding 3-deoxy-D-manno-octulosonic acid transferase produces MLFLYNFIITIADFFLKIVAFFNPKIKLFVLGRKEVFITLSQKISKNDKTIWFHAASLGEYEQGLPVIEKIKEKYPSHKIVLSFFSPSGYEVRKNNTIADATVYLPMDTKGNAQKFLKLVHPEMAFFIKYEYWPNYLNELKKSNIPTYLISGIFRENQMFFKWYGQFYRKALDTFTFFFVQNESSKKLLNQLGKTNVIVSGDTRFDRVAAILEKDNSLVFIDQFKNNTTTIVIGSSWPKDEELLIDYINSCEDKIKFIIAPHNIKGEQIQQLKNNIRKKTVLFSERENKSLSEFEVFIIDTIGILTKIYSYADIAYVGGGFGNPGVHNLLEPATFGVPIVIGPNYSHFAEAISLVNIKGCISIHNQEELKSIFDNLITDSNLRKNKGKICKEFVSQNKGATNLILKIITK; encoded by the coding sequence ATGCTTTTTCTCTACAATTTCATCATAACAATTGCTGACTTTTTCTTAAAAATAGTCGCCTTTTTTAATCCTAAAATAAAGCTGTTCGTTTTAGGAAGAAAAGAGGTATTTATTACGCTTTCGCAAAAAATAAGCAAAAACGACAAAACGATTTGGTTTCATGCTGCCTCTTTAGGCGAATACGAACAAGGACTACCCGTTATTGAAAAAATAAAAGAAAAATATCCTTCGCATAAAATAGTTCTTAGCTTTTTTTCTCCATCAGGTTATGAAGTTCGAAAAAACAACACCATTGCTGATGCAACTGTTTATCTGCCGATGGACACTAAAGGTAATGCACAAAAATTCCTCAAACTCGTTCATCCTGAAATGGCATTTTTTATCAAATACGAATATTGGCCAAACTATCTCAACGAACTTAAAAAATCAAACATTCCAACCTATTTGATTTCTGGTATTTTCAGAGAAAACCAAATGTTTTTTAAATGGTACGGTCAGTTTTACAGAAAGGCTTTAGATACGTTTACATTCTTTTTTGTTCAGAATGAAAGCTCTAAAAAGCTACTCAATCAATTAGGAAAAACGAATGTCATTGTTTCTGGCGACACCCGTTTTGACCGAGTTGCTGCAATTTTAGAAAAAGACAATTCCCTTGTCTTTATCGATCAATTTAAAAACAACACAACTACGATAGTCATCGGGAGTTCGTGGCCTAAAGACGAAGAATTACTAATAGATTACATCAATTCGTGTGAGGATAAGATAAAATTCATTATTGCACCCCATAACATCAAAGGGGAGCAAATTCAACAATTAAAAAATAATATTCGCAAAAAAACGGTCCTTTTTAGCGAAAGAGAAAACAAAAGTCTATCTGAATTTGAGGTGTTTATCATTGACACTATTGGTATCCTAACTAAAATATACAGTTATGCCGATATTGCCTATGTAGGAGGAGGATTTGGCAATCCTGGAGTACACAATCTCTTAGAACCTGCAACCTTTGGCGTTCCAATCGTTATTGGTCCAAATTACTCTCATTTTGCCGAAGCCATTTCTCTTGTAAACATTAAAGGCTGTATTTCTATTCATAACCAAGAGGAATTAAAAAGCATTTTTGATAATTTAATTACCGATAGTAATCTGCGAAAAAACAAAGGAAAAATTTGTAAAGAATTTGTATCACAAAACAAAGGAGCAACAAACTTAATATTGAAAATAATTACAAAATAA
- a CDS encoding YceI family protein — protein MATTKWAIDATHSEIGFKVKHMMFTNVSGKFNEYEATITTEDDNFETATIEFEANIDSINTNNTDRDNHLKSADFFDAENHPKLTFKATSFTKKGDDYELAGDLSIKGITKSVILPAEFSGLMKDPWGNTKAGLNIGGKINRKDWGLNWNSALETGGVLVGEEVKFNIELQVIKL, from the coding sequence ATGGCAACTACAAAATGGGCAATTGACGCTACTCACTCAGAAATTGGATTTAAAGTTAAACACATGATGTTTACTAATGTTTCGGGAAAATTCAACGAATACGAAGCAACTATTACTACAGAAGATGACAACTTCGAAACCGCAACAATTGAATTTGAAGCCAACATCGATTCTATCAATACAAATAATACAGATAGAGATAATCACCTTAAAAGTGCTGATTTTTTTGACGCCGAAAACCATCCTAAACTAACTTTCAAAGCTACTTCATTTACCAAAAAAGGAGATGATTATGAACTAGCTGGTGATTTAAGTATTAAAGGAATAACAAAATCGGTAATACTTCCAGCAGAATTTAGCGGTTTAATGAAAGATCCTTGGGGAAATACAAAAGCAGGATTGAATATCGGTGGAAAAATAAATCGTAAAGACTGGGGTTTAAACTGGAACTCTGCATTAGAAACAGGTGGTGTTTTGGTAGGGGAAGAAGTTAAATTTAACATCGAATTGCAAGTAATAAAACTATAA
- a CDS encoding nuclear transport factor 2 family protein: MKKSLLVIALFVISFSNWAQSSSISNEETAVANRVEAFRKVLIDPAVTSLKEITSKDLSYGHSSGILQNQEAFIEKLMNGESDFVSIEFQNQTIQISGDVAVVRHNLLAHTKDSGVEKDIKIGNVLIWQKIKGKWLLIARQAFKLPS; this comes from the coding sequence ATGAAAAAGTCTTTATTAGTGATAGCCTTGTTTGTGATTAGCTTTTCAAATTGGGCGCAATCTTCAAGTATTTCAAACGAAGAAACTGCGGTTGCTAATAGAGTAGAGGCTTTTCGTAAAGTCTTGATTGACCCGGCGGTTACATCTTTAAAAGAAATAACGTCGAAAGATTTAAGTTATGGACATTCTAGCGGAATTTTACAAAATCAGGAAGCCTTTATTGAAAAATTAATGAACGGCGAATCGGATTTTGTATCTATTGAATTTCAAAACCAAACTATCCAAATTAGTGGAGATGTTGCTGTAGTTAGACACAATCTGCTTGCACATACTAAAGATAGCGGAGTAGAGAAGGATATCAAAATTGGTAATGTTTTAATTTGGCAAAAAATAAAAGGAAAATGGTTGTTAATCGCCAGACAAGCGTTTAAATTACCTTCCTAA
- a CDS encoding DUF3037 domain-containing protein yields the protein MHEKHLYDYAVLRVVPRVEREEFINVGLMLYCKRQKYLRIQYQIPSEKISSFCKEFDLDQLKINLDSFVAICEGKKNAGPIAQLEKDERFRWLTAVKSSSIQTSRPHSGFSTDLDKTFDKLYNELVI from the coding sequence ATGCACGAAAAACACTTATATGATTATGCTGTCCTTCGTGTAGTACCCAGAGTAGAACGCGAAGAATTTATCAATGTCGGTTTGATGCTATATTGCAAGCGTCAAAAATATTTACGTATTCAATATCAAATCCCATCTGAAAAAATCAGTTCTTTTTGTAAAGAATTTGATCTAGACCAACTCAAGATTAATTTAGATTCTTTTGTTGCCATTTGCGAAGGCAAAAAAAATGCTGGCCCTATTGCTCAATTAGAAAAAGACGAACGCTTTAGATGGTTAACAGCGGTAAAAAGCTCAAGTATCCAGACCTCAAGACCGCATTCTGGATTTAGTACGGATTTAGACAAAACCTTTGACAAATTATACAACGAATTAGTAATATAA
- a CDS encoding response regulator transcription factor, protein MKLLIVEDEPNLLSILRKGLSEKDNDVSVALDGTTALEMISNTNFDVVVMDIMLPDSNGIDICHRLRAEKNFVPILLLTALGTTENIVTGLNSGADDYLVKPFKFSELEARIAALARRSTQEHRPNSLIQIEDLEIDNRAKSVKRKGEIIQLTAKEFNLLYYLARNAGKILSRENILENVWDINFDMNTNVVDVYINYLRNKIDKPYSVKLIQTIKGLGYIIKS, encoded by the coding sequence ATGAAACTACTCATTGTTGAAGACGAACCCAATCTTTTATCTATTTTACGAAAAGGACTTTCGGAAAAAGACAATGACGTAAGCGTAGCTCTTGACGGAACTACCGCATTAGAAATGATTTCGAATACTAATTTTGATGTTGTTGTTATGGATATTATGCTTCCTGATAGCAACGGGATCGATATTTGCCACCGATTAAGAGCCGAAAAAAACTTTGTTCCTATTCTGCTTTTAACAGCACTGGGAACAACCGAAAACATTGTTACAGGTCTCAATTCCGGTGCCGACGATTACCTTGTAAAACCTTTTAAATTTTCTGAATTAGAAGCCAGAATTGCAGCTCTAGCTAGAAGATCAACTCAGGAACACCGCCCTAACAGTTTGATTCAAATTGAGGATTTAGAAATTGACAATCGAGCGAAATCAGTTAAAAGGAAAGGCGAAATCATACAGCTCACCGCTAAAGAATTTAATTTATTGTATTATTTGGCCCGTAATGCTGGAAAAATTTTGTCCCGAGAAAACATATTAGAAAATGTTTGGGATATTAATTTTGACATGAACACCAATGTAGTCGATGTGTATATCAACTACTTGAGAAACAAAATAGACAAACCTTATTCGGTTAAATTAATTCAAACTATCAAAGGTTTGGGCTACATCATTAAATCCTAA
- a CDS encoding Crp/Fnr family transcriptional regulator encodes MSLIIDNIEKHVSLTVEEKELFLSKTEIQLHKAKTILVSPGEICKYSYFVNSGILRSFNINDNIVEHVLNFACEGWWIGDMYSLISQKPGNLFIEVLEDAELVLLSKENQEQLYTEIPKLERFFRILTQNALVANQERIMDNLSLSAEERFDKFCKRYTGLTHKIPQKQIASYIGVTPEFFSKMKSKMLRKN; translated from the coding sequence ATGTCTTTAATTATCGACAATATTGAAAAACACGTTTCACTTACGGTTGAAGAAAAAGAACTGTTCCTGAGCAAAACCGAAATTCAACTCCATAAAGCCAAAACCATTTTAGTAAGCCCAGGTGAAATTTGCAAATACTCTTATTTTGTAAATTCTGGTATTTTAAGAAGTTTTAATATCAACGACAATATTGTAGAACATGTATTAAACTTTGCTTGTGAAGGATGGTGGATTGGCGACATGTATAGCCTAATCTCTCAAAAACCGGGAAATCTCTTTATTGAAGTTTTAGAAGATGCCGAGCTAGTCTTACTTTCTAAAGAAAACCAAGAACAACTGTATACTGAAATCCCTAAGTTGGAGCGTTTTTTTAGAATTCTTACCCAAAATGCCTTGGTTGCCAATCAAGAACGCATCATGGATAATTTGAGTTTATCGGCCGAAGAACGCTTTGATAAATTTTGCAAACGCTATACTGGATTGACGCATAAAATACCTCAAAAACAAATCGCCTCTTATATAGGAGTTACCCCTGAATTTTTTAGTAAAATGAAAAGCAAAATGCTACGAAAAAATTAG